In the Tachyglossus aculeatus isolate mTacAcu1 chromosome 6, mTacAcu1.pri, whole genome shotgun sequence genome, gaggtgggcatCGCCTCTCTGGGCATCAGGGGCCTCACCAAGCTTCTCTCTGGGTGCCACCGTGGATGTGGGGGACTGTAGCTGAGTAGTGGGGGAGAAGGTCCCCAGCGGGCCTGGCCCCTGGTCAGCAGGATTGAGAACGTGGGCGGAGGAAAGGGCACGAGGCAGGACTCTGCCTAGATGCAATCGCTCCTCGCTGGCTCGCTGGGCCACCCGGCGTGCCTGGCTTTGTTTCCTGCTGGACCCACCCGCAGCCAGATCCCATCATCGGGGTACCTGGGCTCCAGCTACCCGAGGGAGGAGCTCAGGGTTGCAGGGGAAAGTCTTGGAGGTTcgtgggggtgggagagcaggcTCCCGATCCCACCCGCCATGCCCCCCCAAACCCCTCGCTCACAGCCACACCTCCCTCTCGCTGATCCCTTCCTTCCCCGCCCACGGGCCCGGGGCAGGCACCCTCCTGCCAATCCACAGGTGGAGTGGCTCAAAGAGCATCTCCCGCCCCCCAACTTCTCACCTGCTGGATGCTGGAAGCCCCCCCTGGCCTGGGTTGACTCTGGCGAGGGGCTCTGGGTCTCCTGTTctgctcccacccctcccctcactcTTCCTGTCCCTCGTCCCTTGGAAATATGCTGGTCCGGGGATCTGTTGGGGAAGCCAGGCAATGAGGCCAGGCAGGGCCTTGGGCTTGGGaaaagggatataataataataataataatggcatttgttaagcgcttactatgtgccgagcactgttctaagcgctggggtagatacaacgttatcaggttgtcccacttggggctcacagtcttgacccacattttatagatgaggtaataagaataataatggcatttattaagcgcttactatgtacaaagcactgttctaagcgctggggaggttacaaggtgatcaggttgtcccacggggggctcacagtcttcatccccattttacagatgagggaactgaggcacagagaagataagtgacttacccaaagtcacccagctgacagtggcggggtcgggattagaacccacgacctttgattccccagcccgggctctttccactgagccacgctgcttctctaggataggggtcaggggtcagggaccAGATAGGTGTTTGGGCTGGAATGTCCAAGATCCCCTTTCATCTTAGTCACCGTCTTTCTGGACCCCCTGCCCCAGTCAGCTCTCAGCCCGCCCCAACATGAGAGAAAGAGCGAGAACACGCCCATGTGTGTGTAACTGGGGGCTTCCAGGTATTTCTGCATTTTTCCATGTGTCTCTGAGTGTGGAACCGTATCCATGTATACTCTGGTCCCTTTCTTTGTCTCTGCCTGCCCCTCTGCAGATGTGCGCGTGGGTCTCCGCACGTGTGTGCACACATGAAAATGCCCGGTCTATGTTTGCATATCTACTTGTGCTTGTCTCTGGCGTGCGCTGACTCCCGGGGTTCCCTttcaccctctccctctgtctttggccgtgtgtgtgtttgtgtctgtctcctccgcttGCCGTGTGCAGTTGCCACTGTGGTTCCTCACCAGTGGGACGGGAGGCGGGGCTGAGGGCGAGGGCCCCATCTGGCTCCAGTGTTTCCAAGTTGCTAATGGccggtggggcagggggtgagagACAcgtgtgcacaaacacacacacagactcccCACCAACCCCAGGAGACCAGCcaagctcccctcctcctttccccctgcccagccacgtgccccggccccggctccaGCCTCGCCTCCGCCACATTGTTCCCAGACATCGGGGGGCCTCAGCACTGGGGCTGAGAGGGGCCGGGAGCCAGGGGGAGGCTGGACAGCCAGAGGAACGGATGAGCCGAGCAGCCCCCGTGAGTACCCTTTATGGGTCCCTTCCCTGAAGCTGGCACCATTGGGAATGTGgccgaggggagagagggaggttgtGAGTCAGCGGGGCTCCCCGCTTTCCACAGGGCCCTGGAGACAGAAGGCTGAATGGTGCTTGGTAGGGTCCTGCCGCTGGGCAAGAAGCCCCCAGTTTTGcccagccctccccctgccctctccccgctgACCCCAGAGACCCCAAGCAGGAGGCAGATTAGATGTCTGGTCGGGCCAGATGCTAAATCGCCTCCCAGCCTCTGGGCCGAGAGCCCCACATGGCTGCACCCCTAGAAGTTCCCGCCCCGGCACGGGGGGCCCGCTGAGGGCAAGGCGGCTCAAACCCTCTACCGCACTTTCCCTTCCCAGTACCGCGCCTGGGGCAACACAGTGACCCTGGCGGGGGTCTCTGACTCCAGGCGCATCCCTCAGCTCCTGCCCTCATGGCCTGGAATGGTTGCAGATAGCTGGAACCTGATGCCTTCTGTCTGCCTTGCTGACCAAGGCATCTGGGCCCCAGGGCGGGGGAATCCGTGGTGATCaggtctccctcttcccctggcaGAGCCTCGCCATGCTTGCCCGGTCCCACCTCCGCTTCCCGCTGCTCCTGCTCccgctcctcttcctgctccccgtCCGGCCGGGGCTGGGCCGCGCTCGCCGCTTCAGCGCCCCCGAAACCTCCTTCAACCACCTGGCCCAGGACAGGGAGACGGGCACCCTGTACGTGGGCGCGGTCAACCGCCTCTACCAGCTGCGGCCTGacctggagctggaggaggaggtcctGACGGGGCCCGTGATGGACAGCCCCGAGTGCCTGCCCTTCAAAGACGACGCAGACTGCCCGCAGGCCCGCCTCACCGACAACGGCAACAAGCTGCTGCTGGTGAGGGAGCGCAAGGGCGAGCTGATCGTCTGCGGCCAGGTGTGCCAGGGCACCTGTGAGAAGCGCAGCCTGGCCAACGTGAGCCACGTGCTCTACCGGAGCGAGGACCCCGGAGACTACCAGTTCGTGGCGGCCAACGACGCGAGGGTGTCCACGGTGGGGCTGGTGGGGCGGTCCCGGGGCCGTGAGCTCCTCTTCGTGGGGCGGGGGCTGACGGCCAAGCTGTCGGGCGGCATCCCCCCCATCACCATCCGCCAGCTGGAGGAGCCCAATGCCTTCTCGAACGAGGGCCTGGGCCGCCTCGTGGTGGGTGACTTCTCCGACTACAACAACAGCTTCGTGGGCATCTTTGCCAGAGGCAACTACGTCTACTTCCTGTTCTTCCGACGCGGGGCCAAGGCCCAGCATTTGGAGTACCGCACCTACATCTCCCGCGTCTGCCTCAACGACACCAACCTCTATTCCTACGTCGAGGTGCCCCTGGAGTGCCGACGGGACGGCGCCCGCCGCTACGACCTGGCCCAGGCCGCGCATCTGGCCCAGCTGGCCCCCGAGGGCACCGCCACGCTGCTGGTGGCATTCgccgccggcccggcccccgctgCAGCCCCGCCGGCCGACACCGCCCTGTGCGCCTTCGGCCTGGACGAGGTGGACGCCCGCATGCAGGAGGCCCGGCGGTTCTGCTACACGACCAAGGGCTGGGGGCCCGATGGCAGCGAGAAGGCGGCTATCGAATATGGTGTCATGtcctactgtgccatgctgcccGTGGTGAGGCCTCCCCCGGAGctctgggaggtggtgggggtggtgcgATGGGTTGAGGGGGTCTCCCCGAtcaccctgggtctcctctttggggcagggggcggctgggagggaagagctgGCTCTTGGTGTTGGGGTGGGGTCCGGTGggccagagggaagagaaggaagaaggaagggagcatGGGTGAGGATAAGGAGAAATAATTAAGGGAGTGAACGGCACCTATCTagcaggaaaggaaggaagctGGTCAGAGCTGGACTTGAATAAGGAGCAGGGTCAGTGGGTGGTGGGGGAACagacagggaaagaggaggggttcAGGCCAGATTTTATGTGCCCGCTGGaggagagtggggtgggaggagcaggtggatggCTGAACAGAGGTGGGGTGCAGGGAGCATCGACAGGACCGGGCAaatgggagcattcattcattcaatcgtatttattgagcatttactgtgtgcagagcactggactaagcgcttgggaaggacaagttggcaacatctagagacggtccctacccaacagtgggctcacagtctagaagggggagacagagaacaaaacaaaacatattaaccaaataaaataaatagaataaatatgtacaaataaaatagagtaataattctgtacacatgtatacaggtgctgtggggaggggaaggaggtaaggtggggtggagggggatggggaggagggggagaggaaggagggggctcagtctgggaaggcctcctggagaaggtgagctctcagtagggctttgaagggaggaggcagagcccGAGGCCCTGACTGCTGGAGGGACAGGGTCACCCTCTGGCTGGAGGTCAGCCTGGGGCGGCTGTCCAGAGCTCCCTGGACCTGACCAGCAggtccctgccctcttctctcccctccccgccaggaCTCACCCGATTCATACCCGTGCGGGGAGGaacacacccccagccccattgTCAGCCGCCAGCCCCTCAAGGCGGAACCACTGCTGATGAACATCCGTCACCTCACCGCCGTGACCGCCGTGGCCGAGGCCGGACACGTTGTCGTCCTCCTCGGGGATGCCCAGGGCCAGCTACACAAGGTTAGTGCCCGGGTGCCCAggtgctgggtgggagagggctccagcccagcctggagcTGGCAGGGGTACGGGCCAGAGCCGCTCTAGGAACTGTCTTTCCAGTTGGCCGGTGCCACCCACCGCCTCCCTTGCCCCTGGCCACCATGGGCCAGTCCCTCCTTCGCGCCCCGATGCCCGCCGATGCCCACCTATCCCCCGCCACCCCAGGTGTTCCTGAATGGCTCGGAGGGTCAGGTGTACAGCTCGGTCCCCGTGGGGCCGCCGGGCTCCCCCGTCAACCCCGACCTGCTTGTGGATGTCAATGGGAGTCACATCTACGTCATGACGACCAATCaggtgagggcaggggagggaattccCCTTCCCTGACTGGGAATTCCCCCATTAGGTGAggttggggggcagaggaaaacGGGGAGCCTCCCGCTCCGAGCCAAGCCAGGTCCGCCCCTGTCCCCGCAGGTAGACAAGGTACCCATTTCGGACTGCCCGGCATTCCGAGACTGTGACACCTGTCTCCAGGCCCGTGACCCCTTCTGTGGCTGGTGTGTCCTGATGGGAAGGTGAGAGCCCGGTgaggggccggggttggggggccaCCCCATCAATGAAGAGGACCAGAAAGGGTCCTTGCCGCTCCCGCCTCTTTCAGCCTGGCTGGCCACCCTGCCCGCAGAAAGGGTGGCAGGGAGCTCGGGGACATAGAGGAAAGAGGATGGCATGGTTTCCACAGGACTACTCCAACTCACAGCTTCTTTACATTTCTGTCCTCTGAGGGTCCGGCTGTGCTGGGACTGGGCCGGGGACTGAGCTGCCGGCTCGGCTCAAGAAACACCGGCGACTGGGGAACTGGGAAGAGATCCGGGACTCCTGGGTCCCCCGCAGGGCGGCTGTGACCCCTGACCTccgttccccttcccaccccgggGCAGGTGCATGCGGAAGTCAGAGTGTGAGTACTCTGAGCAGCCGGACCAGTGGCTGTGGAGCTATGGATCGGAGAGCCGCTGTCTGGCGGTTCTCAGGGTGGCGCCCACCAACTGCACCCGCGAAAAGGAGACCCAAGTGAGCCGGGGTCAcggggggccgggctgggccggaCCGGGCCCCTGAGGCTGACTGGCCCAATCTCCGTGGCTAAAGGGGTCCGGGACCATAGCTTCATCAGTTCTCTCTCTGTCCTCGGGGCCCAGGTGACCCTGGTGGTGCCGCGTCTCCCCTCCCTGGACCCCGAGGAGTATTTCCACTGCACATTTGGGGACCACGAAAGCCTGGCAATTGTCCAGGGCCCCGAGgtgtcctgctcctctccctctgatGACCAAATGCCAGCCAACGAGCCAGGCAAAGGTGCGAGGAGATGTGGGGGCCTTGCCCGCCTGGCCCTGGAGCGCGGATGTGGAGCAGAGGTCGGTCGGCGGGTGCGGGGAGGTGGCGTGGGCCACTGGGCGGGGGGACGAGTCTGCGAGGGGCCGGCGACTGGTGACTGGCTCCTTCCCCAGCTCCTgtgctcccctcccctgctctgttctccctcccctgaccccctctCTTGCTCCCACGCTCCTCCAGACCACGTGACAGTGGCCCTGACTGTGATGTTCAAGGATGTGGTCGTGGCTGCCACCAACTTCACTTTCTATGACTGCGCTGCTATCCCACAGTTGGCTGTGGCCTCCCCGTGAGTCTGGGACAGGCATGGTGGAGGGGAgtaaagactgagcccctgccaTCTGGGTGGGGCCTTTCCCGGCCCGTCCAGGGAGGCCAGGGGTGAGAAAGCTGAGCGGATGACGTCCTCCTCCCAACCACCCCGTTTCTCTGTGGTGCCCAGTTGTAGCCGGTGTGTCAGTAGTCCGTGGCAGTGCCACTGGTGCCTCAGGACTTCCCGTTGCGTGTCTGGTGAGGGGTGTCCGGATGGGGAGAGGACCATCTACAACCAGGATGTGAGTGTGCCCAGGAAGCGGGGGGCCCTAGCTGGATCctaactctccctcccccagtctcGGGACAGAGGCCATGCCAGGGCGCactgggaggtgggtgggcatgcaggggcagagggagagtttCTGGTCTCTCACTGCAAGACATAAGGGAGGCCAGAGCTGGACAAGGCTGGCACACTCCCCTTGTTGGAAATTGGTGTGGGATATCACTGTGTCCCAGATGCCAAGAGAAAGAGAGGtggtgtgggggggaagggagatggaTGGAGCGCCAGGGAGGGTCCCCTGTTGGGTGTGGGAAGACCTTGGGTCTtgaccctctctccttcccccaacccctgctctcTTCAGGAGACAGAACTCCAGACTCGAGGCCCCGGGGCCTGCCCCCACATAGAGGGCTTGGAGGGCTCCTCGCTGGTGGCGGTCGACTGGCAGGCGCAGCTCACTCTGCGGGCCCGGAACCTCCAGCACTACCAGGTGAGCGAGGCGGGAGGGCAGATGGGTGGGCGGACGGGCGGCGTCGGGGGCCAAGCCCGCCTGGGAGAAGGGCGGTGTTGGAACCACCGTGTCGATGCCGCAGGGACAGGGGCTCTATCACTGCTGGGTCGTGGTGCTCGGCGAAGAACTGAGGTTGGAGGCCActctggagggagaaggagatgccCAGCGGATCCGGTGTCAGGCTCAGGAGGTGGGAGTCTGCCCGCCGGCCCCCTCTCCTTCGCACcactctcttgccccttcccagaTTGCCCCGCCACgagttctggagaagcagtgtgacctggtggttagagcccgggcctggaagtcaaagggacctgggttctaatcccagctctgctacttgtctgttgtgtggcctcgagcaagccacttcacttctctgagcctcagttccctcatctggaaaatggggatgaagactgtgagccccatgtgggacagggactgtgtccaaactaattagcttgtatctacccagcgcttagaacggtgctcgacacatagtaagtgctgaacaaataccactgtgattaTTGTAACTTCTaaatctcctcctctccccccgcaaACATCTCCCCCTGCTCCAacctgcctccccttccctctcccgtccgtcagtccgtccgtttgtccctccatccctccctccctccacagtttGGCTTCTCGCTGCCGCAGAAGGAGCTGCAGGTGCCCCTGTACGTCACCTGGGGTGCAGGCGCCCAGCGGATCGATGACACCGGCGATCTCCATGGTGAGTCGATGCTCCCTCCGCGGGGTGAGGGGTCTTCGCTGGGCTGTTGCCTCCGGGGCTGGGAGGACCCGCTAAGGTCAGGGGGCCTGGGCTTGGGCTTCCCACTCTTTGAGGGGGGACCTGTGTCAgcttggtaataatagtaataataataatggtgtttattaagcacttactatgtgccaagcactgttacccccggcccacgtcatccccctggcctagaatgccctccctctacacatccgccaagctagctctcttcctcccttcaaggccctactgagagctcacctcctccaggaggccttcccacactgagccccctccttcctctccccctcctcgccctctccatccccctcaccttaccaccttcccttccccacagcacctgtatatatggatatatgcttgtacgcatttattaccctatttatttttacttgtacatatttattctatttattttattttgttaatatgtttggttttattctctgtctcccccttctagactgtgagcccactgttgggtagggactgtctctatatgttgccaacttgtccttcccaagcgcttagtacagtgctccgcacacagtaagcgctcaataaatacgattgaatgaatgaatgttctaagcgctggggaggttacaaggtgatcaggttggcccacggggggctcccagtcttcatccccattttacagatgagggaactgaggcccagagaagtgaagtgacttgcccaaagtcacacagctgacaattggcagagccaggatttggaccaatgacctctgactccaaagcccaggctctttccactgagccatgggctgGACCCATGAGTGCGAAGGCCACTTCGCTTCTGGAACTTTTCCTAGCACTGCCCCTTCCTTATGCCCTCTGCCCGCTCCCTatgccctctgccccctccctatgCTCCCCTGACCTCCTAGCCGTGCTTTCTGCTCCCAACTGTTCCCCTGGACTGCCCTCCTGTGCCCATCACTCCCGCTGTGTCCCACCTTGTCTCCCCAGTGACCCTGTATGACTGCACAGTGGGCCATGAGGACTGCAGCCACTGCCAGGCAGCCAACAAGAACTACGACTGTGTCTGGTGTGGGCTAGGGACCCCCAGCTGCCTCTATAGGTCCCTGTGCCACCCAGATGCCATAGAGTCCCTATGCCCCACCCCCATCATCCACTCGGTGAGCTTGCCCTTGGGAACCCGGGGAGACCCGCTGCGGGGTCAGCGGACTAGTCGAAAAGACACTGGGCACCCCGAGGGAGTCCTCTTGAGGGCAGGTCGtgggccccagcccctgccctgcaggaagggatgaagagaaggaagaggaagaaatctTGGGGGTCTCGGggtagagatggagggggagggacccTCCACCTCTGTAggagccctccttcctcttcgcCTACAGATTGAGCCCCTGACGGCCCCCCCGGAGGGCGGTACGCCCCTCACCATCGTGGGCACCAACCTGGGCCGGCGCTTCGAGGAAGTGGAGGCCACGGTGACCGTGGCTGGCCGGCCCTGCCAGGCCGACCCCAACCAGTACCGCATCTCAACCCGGTGAGGGagcctggggccggggccgggccggggcgacACCAACGGCCCCTTGGTTTGCCGAGAcccccaggagggagggaggggctcagtgGTGAGCCGTGGAGgtcgggagagggagagagagagaaagagagagagagatggggaggaaagaacagaaccaggagaggaaaggacaggacGTGTGTTGAGAAAGAACaagatggggaagagaaagatgTGGAGACCCAGACTGTTGAAAGCTGGGGAGCAGAAAGATGCTGAAAAGGCAGGGGGATTTGGACGGCAGGATGGGCCCACGCTGGCCCACCAGTGACAAGGGGCTTTCCAGCAGGCTCTGCAGCTGGGAGAGAGAGGCTCTGGTCCCCAAAACAGTTTGCATGGCCAGTCCctcgtctccctgtctctctctcttctcaacCCGTTCCCTGTCCTTCCTCAAATTCTtgcctgccctctctctgcctccatgtctcctgcctctctgcctccctcactgggtggttactctatttatttatttatttcacttgtacacatctattctattttattttgttagtatgtttggttttgttctctgtctcccccttttagactgtgagcccactgttgggtagggactgtctctagatgttgccagcttggacttcccaagcgctgagtacagtgctctgcatgcagtaagcgctcaataaatacgattgattgattgattgattgattggttgctggcCTGGGGGCAGTGATGAGGGCCCCGGACACCTCTGCTTAGACTCCTGTCCCTCTCTTTTCGGGCAGGATCGTGTGCATCGTGCCCCCTGCAGCCAAGGGCACTATTGGCCCCGTGGAGGTTGCCATCGACGGCCACCCCTCCCCGGGCGTCTCTGCCCAAAACTTCACCTACCAGGTCAGTTCGGCCAGCCTTTCTCCGGGTGTCCGGGGGAGCGGTCAGCAGGAAGGGGCCTTGCCTCTGAGGGCCCGTCTCCCGAGCCGCCCCTCGGTCAGCAGCCTCCCACCTGTGTCCCATCCAGGACCCCGTCCTGCAGAGCCTGAGTCCCTGGAGGGGCCTCCAGGCGGGTGGCACGCGGCTTACCATCCGTGGCCGGTTCCTGCTGACGGGCGGCAACATCTCGGCCTTTGTGGGAGACCTGCCCTGCCATATGTGAGTGCCCCTGCGGCGGGGGCCGGGTACCCTCTTGGGGACCCACCCACTCCAGGGGAAGAGGGATGGCAggagggcaggaggcagggctgggggagcgGCAAGGCTTAGCGGTTAAAGCCCGGATCTGGGAGttcgaagaacctgggttctaatcccggctctgccgcttgtctgctgtgtgaccttgggcaaatcacttcacttctctgggcctcagtgacctcatctgtaaaatagagaataataataatggcatttattaagcgcttgctgtgtgcaaagcactgttctaagcgctggggaggttacagagtgatccggttgtcccacggggcgctcagtcttaatccccattttacagatgagggaactgaggcccagagaagttaagtgacttgcccaaagtcacacagctggtaagtggcagagccgggatttgaccccatgacctctgactccaaagcccgtgctctttccactgagccacgcagcttctcctgtaagactgtgagccctatgtgggacatggactgtgaaaaTGTagttaccctgtgtctacctcagtgcttagagcagtgcctggcacatagtaagcgcttaacgaataccataaaaaaaaaattc is a window encoding:
- the PLXNB3 gene encoding plexin-B3 isoform X2, with the translated sequence MLARSHLRFPLLLLPLLFLLPVRPGLGRARRFSAPETSFNHLAQDRETGTLYVGAVNRLYQLRPDLELEEEVLTGPVMDSPECLPFKDDADCPQARLTDNGNKLLLVRERKGELIVCGQVCQGTCEKRSLANVSHVLYRSEDPGDYQFVAANDARVSTVGLVGRSRGRELLFVGRGLTAKLSGGIPPITIRQLEEPNAFSNEGLGRLVVGDFSDYNNSFVGIFARGNYVYFLFFRRGAKAQHLEYRTYISRVCLNDTNLYSYVEVPLECRRDGARRYDLAQAAHLAQLAPEGTATLLVAFAAGPAPAAAPPADTALCAFGLDEVDARMQEARRFCYTTKGWGPDGSEKAAIEYGVMSYCAMLPVDSPDSYPCGEEHTPSPIVSRQPLKAEPLLMNIRHLTAVTAVAEAGHVVVLLGDAQGQLHKVFLNGSEGQVYSSVPVGPPGSPVNPDLLVDVNGSHIYVMTTNQVDKVPISDCPAFRDCDTCLQARDPFCGWCVLMGRCMRKSECEYSEQPDQWLWSYGSESRCLAVLRVAPTNCTREKETQVTLVVPRLPSLDPEEYFHCTFGDHESLAIVQGPEVSCSSPSDDQMPANEPGKDHVTVALTVMFKDVVVAATNFTFYDCAAIPQLAVASPCSRCVSSPWQCHWCLRTSRCVSGEGCPDGERTIYNQDETELQTRGPGACPHIEGLEGSSLVAVDWQAQLTLRARNLQHYQGQGLYHCWVVVLGEELRLEATLEGEGDAQRIRCQAQEFGFSLPQKELQVPLYVTWGAGAQRIDDTGDLHVTLYDCTVGHEDCSHCQAANKNYDCVWCGLGTPSCLYRSLCHPDAIESLCPTPIIHSIEPLTAPPEGGTPLTIVGTNLGRRFEEVEATVTVAGRPCQADPNQYRISTRIVCIVPPAAKGTIGPVEVAIDGHPSPGVSAQNFTYQDPVLQSLSPWRGLQAGGTRLTIRGRFLLTGGNISAFVGDLPCHIQEPVCPETIICLTSPSPAVAKQPVRVLYGLAERLLTTDLFHYSENPKLLQAEPSVSFLGGGRLIKVNGTLLDMVEQPRFSVWLEEGGDSQRRRRSCGGTEEQTSAPMRPCSKLESGLLECSEPCATDSPQLLVCPSPAVPSKGARLVRAFFVLDNLRVNFSDVSGEDFRYVDNPRLRGLNRDGAARPYHLKPGNVLDVEGEGLNVGISKEEVRVQIGDGVCTVKTLTHTHLYCEPPLQPPQPLNSSSRLPEFIVQMGYLRLDLGRVQYDTEATLSPFPAEAQMGLGVGAAVLVSIVLLVILMYRRKSKQAMRDYKKVLVQLENLETSVGDQCRREFTDLMIEMTDLSSDLEGTGIPFLDYKTFTERAFFPGHAGSPLRYSLDVPEGRRPTVEQGLTQLSNLLNHKPFLIKLIHTLEKQPTFSQRDRCHVASLLSLALHGKLEYLTDIMKTLLGDLTSNYVSKNPKLMLRRTETVAEKLLTNWMSISLYSFLREVAGEPLYMLFRAIKYQVDKGPVDAVTGKAKRTLNDSRLLREDIEFCPLTLTVLVKDSGSSREAQRVPVRVLNTDTITQVKEKVLDQIYKGTPFSQRPPVNSLDLEWRSGLAGHLTLSDEDLTSVTQNQWKRLNTLQHYKVPDGATVGLIPRLHNDVSQGKSQSILSGEDTPMLEDGEEGGIQLWHLVKSTEEPEVPKQRRSSLREQERAKAIPEIYLTRLLSMKGTLQKFVDDTFQAILSVNRPVPIAIKYLFDFLDELAEKHSIEDEETLHIWKTNSLLLRFWVNTLKNPQFIFDVRVSDNVDAILTVIAQTFIDSCTISEHKVGRDSPVNKLLYAREIPLYKQMVNKYYSDIRENTPASYQEMNSTLAELSGHYASDLNCVVALQELYNYINKYYDQVIEALEEDHAVQKMQLAYRLQQIAALVENKVTDL
- the PLXNB3 gene encoding plexin-B3 isoform X1 — its product is MLARSHLRFPLLLLPLLFLLPVRPGLGRARRFSAPETSFNHLAQDRETGTLYVGAVNRLYQLRPDLELEEEVLTGPVMDSPECLPFKDDADCPQARLTDNGNKLLLVRERKGELIVCGQVCQGTCEKRSLANVSHVLYRSEDPGDYQFVAANDARVSTVGLVGRSRGRELLFVGRGLTAKLSGGIPPITIRQLEEPNAFSNEGLGRLVVGDFSDYNNSFVGIFARGNYVYFLFFRRGAKAQHLEYRTYISRVCLNDTNLYSYVEVPLECRRDGARRYDLAQAAHLAQLAPEGTATLLVAFAAGPAPAAAPPADTALCAFGLDEVDARMQEARRFCYTTKGWGPDGSEKAAIEYGVMSYCAMLPVDSPDSYPCGEEHTPSPIVSRQPLKAEPLLMNIRHLTAVTAVAEAGHVVVLLGDAQGQLHKVFLNGSEGQVYSSVPVGPPGSPVNPDLLVDVNGSHIYVMTTNQVDKVPISDCPAFRDCDTCLQARDPFCGWCVLMGRCMRKSECEYSEQPDQWLWSYGSESRCLAVLRVAPTNCTREKETQVTLVVPRLPSLDPEEYFHCTFGDHESLAIVQGPEVSCSSPSDDQMPANEPGKDHVTVALTVMFKDVVVAATNFTFYDCAAIPQLAVASPCSRCVSSPWQCHWCLRTSRCVSGEGCPDGERTIYNQDETELQTRGPGACPHIEGLEGSSLVAVDWQAQLTLRARNLQHYQGQGLYHCWVVVLGEELRLEATLEGEGDAQRIRCQAQESVRLSLHPSLPPQFGFSLPQKELQVPLYVTWGAGAQRIDDTGDLHVTLYDCTVGHEDCSHCQAANKNYDCVWCGLGTPSCLYRSLCHPDAIESLCPTPIIHSIEPLTAPPEGGTPLTIVGTNLGRRFEEVEATVTVAGRPCQADPNQYRISTRIVCIVPPAAKGTIGPVEVAIDGHPSPGVSAQNFTYQDPVLQSLSPWRGLQAGGTRLTIRGRFLLTGGNISAFVGDLPCHIQEPVCPETIICLTSPSPAVAKQPVRVLYGLAERLLTTDLFHYSENPKLLQAEPSVSFLGGGRLIKVNGTLLDMVEQPRFSVWLEEGGDSQRRRRSCGGTEEQTSAPMRPCSKLESGLLECSEPCATDSPQLLVCPSPAVPSKGARLVRAFFVLDNLRVNFSDVSGEDFRYVDNPRLRGLNRDGAARPYHLKPGNVLDVEGEGLNVGISKEEVRVQIGDGVCTVKTLTHTHLYCEPPLQPPQPLNSSSRLPEFIVQMGYLRLDLGRVQYDTEATLSPFPAEAQMGLGVGAAVLVSIVLLVILMYRRKSKQAMRDYKKVLVQLENLETSVGDQCRREFTDLMIEMTDLSSDLEGTGIPFLDYKTFTERAFFPGHAGSPLRYSLDVPEGRRPTVEQGLTQLSNLLNHKPFLIKLIHTLEKQPTFSQRDRCHVASLLSLALHGKLEYLTDIMKTLLGDLTSNYVSKNPKLMLRRTETVAEKLLTNWMSISLYSFLREVAGEPLYMLFRAIKYQVDKGPVDAVTGKAKRTLNDSRLLREDIEFCPLTLTVLVKDSGSSREAQRVPVRVLNTDTITQVKEKVLDQIYKGTPFSQRPPVNSLDLEWRSGLAGHLTLSDEDLTSVTQNQWKRLNTLQHYKVPDGATVGLIPRLHNDVSQGKSQSILSGEDTPMLEDGEEGGIQLWHLVKSTEEPEVPKQRRSSLREQERAKAIPEIYLTRLLSMKGTLQKFVDDTFQAILSVNRPVPIAIKYLFDFLDELAEKHSIEDEETLHIWKTNSLLLRFWVNTLKNPQFIFDVRVSDNVDAILTVIAQTFIDSCTISEHKVGRDSPVNKLLYAREIPLYKQMVNKYYSDIRENTPASYQEMNSTLAELSGHYASDLNCVVALQELYNYINKYYDQVIEALEEDHAVQKMQLAYRLQQIAALVENKVTDL